In a single window of the Maniola jurtina chromosome 4, ilManJurt1.1, whole genome shotgun sequence genome:
- the LOC123864442 gene encoding uncharacterized protein LOC123864442 — MAVTMRKRSMAGNCGIIVFMIALVTVALAFGTPSWLVSDYRIRGAKLDRLGLWSHCFRSLPDPLDQYQRRFFVGCRWVYDPFTTGYDKIRGYLLPGFMIATQLFFTLCLIGVLISTVLVIVFFLCCGPDQNRYVMIIRVIGFLMLAAGISGGIAVIVFASLGNTDGWMPDHANNYLGWSFGLGVVGAVACLVTAALFLTEANIQLKKRKRLKESQTRFEMEHESKA, encoded by the exons ATGGCAG TAACCATGAGGAAAAGAAGTATGGCAGGTAATTGTGGGATCATTGTTTTTATGATTGCCCTTGTCACTGTGGCATTGGCGTTCGGTACGCCCAGTTGGCTCGTTAGCGATTATAGGATACGAGGAGCCAAGCTAGACAG ACTGGGATTATGGAGTCACTGCTTCAGATCACTGCCAGATCCTTTGGATCAGTATCAAAGACGATTTTTCGTTGGCTGTCGTTGGGTCTATGATCCTTTTACAACTGGATACGATAAAATTCGTGGGTATCTGCTGCCAG GTTTTATGATCGCAACTCAATTATTTTTCACCCTATGTTTGATCGGCGTGTTGATTTCAACAGTTTTGGTCATAGTGTTCTTCCTATGCTGCGGGCCCGATCAAAATCGATATGTTATGATAATCAGAGTCATAGGATTCTTAATGTTAGCTGCAG gCATAAGCGGCGGGATAGCAGTCATTGTGTTTGCTTCTTTGGGAAATACAGATGGATGGATGCCTGATCATGCTAACAATTATTTAG ggTGGTCGTTCGGCCTAGGCGTGGTAGGTGCCGTGGCCTGCCTCGTGACTGCCGCGCTGTTCCTCACAGAAGCGAACATACAACTGAAGAAACGTAAGAGACTAAAGGAATCCCAAACGCGCTTCGAGATGGAACACGAATCAAAAGCGTAA